From Zea mays cultivar B73 chromosome 3, Zm-B73-REFERENCE-NAM-5.0, whole genome shotgun sequence:
GCTTTCATGGATTGGCATAGCATACTAAGTTAAGGTAGACCTAAGCCTGAACTCTGGGCTTCTATACTTACCAAGCACAATGAAGTTTGTTAGCGTTCTGTTTGTTATTAGGATGGGACTGCTATCTGTCAATCCATCCTTTTTCATTTTGTGGAATACTCATATTCCATTGTTGCGTTAGCTGAACCTAGTTTGTTTCAGTCTGTTTCATTCACAGGTGTTTCTGGATTTCTTCTCGGTGCTTTGTGGTTCATATTTTTCGGGATAGCTGTGGCTGGACGATGCTATTTTGGAACAAGAATGTCCAAAAGAAAGGTTTCTTATGCAGATGTAGTAGGTCCTGTGTTGCTTGGGGTCTTCACACTTGCTATAATGTAATGCACTACATCTCTTTGCAACCATTTTTTTCTTTAGCTTTGTTGTGTGATTGTGGTATAAGAAAATGATTCTTCTCTGTTAATTTTATGTTTATTTCCTTAACAAGAACTAACTTTTCACAGCTGTAATGCTGTATTACCATTGGTTTTGATAGTTATTTGTTTCACACCAGAGCTGGGTGCATTCTCCTTCTGTATGGGCAGAGTAAATTCCATGAAGAAGCTACGCGGACCGTCGATTTTGTTGTGAACCAATCTGATTTCACTATTCAGACACTAAGGAATGTTACAGAATACTTGTCATTTGCACAGACGATCACTGTGGCAGCACTCTATCTTCCATCAGAAGTTCAAGGTCAAATTGACAGTTTGAAAGGGGATTTGAACAAAGCAGCTGACACAATATCTGTGAAGACAGCAGAAAATTACAAAATGATAAGAAAAGTTCTCCATATCATGTATGTTTCAGAACTTCCCCTTCACCAGAttccttctaattttcttgactgATAGAATCAGCATTCGATAGCTATGCATGTGCTATATACTCACATTGCGGGTTAGTTATTTTTCAGAACAGGTTTAGCTTATGACATGTTTGGAAGTCCTTGACCACACGGCTTTCACGGAAAGCTGACAATGAATTCCATTAAATTCAAACACTACTATCATTTACCAACTATTTTAAAAACCATTATAGTTTCACAACATGCGAATTATGTATTATGAAAGTATCTGTCATAGTAAATCTAAAAATATAAAGCTTGTGTCATGAATctacttatatttttttaaatGGATGGTAAAATATATATCATTTAGGACAAAGCTAATACGGATAAAAACAGATGGAGTATATATCACTTTTATCATTAGGTTAGTTTTCCTATAATATGACACTGCTGCACATTCAAGAAGCATATTAACATGCCAAAATGGATAAttatggcattctttcttgtggctAGCGATATTTTACTGCAATTACATCTTCTGAATTGAACTCCTATTTCCTTACAGGTCAGTTGTATTGATTTGCATAGCCGTGGTGCTGCTTGTTCTTGTGTTCCTTGGATACGGTATGCAGCCCAGTTAACCAATATGCAATCCCTCCTCTCCCTTCTTTGTTGACATTGTGTGTGTTACCACTCCCTTCTGAACATGTGTTCCCCTCTTTTCTGCAGGCCTAGAGAAGTATGGACCGAGATATACAGTTTACATGTAAGTTTTCTATCATGTGCCGGGTAGTGTGTTTTGGACTGATCTGTACACCTGAAGCCTTGACACCTTTCCATTCGAACCTTACAGATTTGTTACCTTATGCTGGAAAGCTGTGGCGGCTCTCTTTATCCTTCTAGGGATTTTCCTGATACTAAACAGGTATAACATTTACTTGATCTACCTTTTGCTGTGATTTGGATATGTTCAGAGTGTCACGACTAAAATCACGTACACTCAGGGTGTCATTCTTGTCGAGCTTTCATTTAGCTGTCAGTTTTTTCCTTATGTGACCAAAGCAAATGGAACCAACCATCTCTGCAGGATCAGTATACATTAAGTAAAATTGCTCGCATACTAATCTAAGCTCTGTTTCACAATGTAACTAGCATCGATCGATCGTTCGTGCCCCCTTGGCTGAACACACTGGAACTCTGTTCGGTCACGGAGGGAACAAAGTCCACTAACACAACTCTACAATCCTCTGGCAACAGCGCTGCGCAGGATACCTGCGAAGCAATGGACCAGTGGGCCCAGCACCCTCAGGCAGAGACAGCTCTGAGCAGCATCCTTCCGTGTGTGGATGAGAGCACGACCAACCGAACGCTGTACCAGAGCAAAGAGGTGGTGGTGAGGCTTGTGGGGATAGTGAACAGAGCTATCTCCGCTCTTTCAAATCGAAGGCCGCATCACAAGCACCCAGGACAGTTCATGCCTTACCTGTGCTCGCCCTACGACTCAAACCTCAACGACCGACCGTGCAAGTATAGGGAGGCCACGTTTGAAAACGCGACGACAGTAAGCCTCGCTACTCTTCAGTTACTAAACCTACTATTATTTTTCAGTCTTTGTAAATGTTTtcttacacacacacacacacacacacacacacattttTCGTATATAGCTTTTGTTTGATGACGTCTTCCACTTTCCAGGCATGGTTGAACTACACGTGCATGGCTCAAGACACGGACTTGTGCTCAGGCAACAAGACCTTAACCTACGACATCTACGGCCAACTCGTGCTGGCTGCAAACGTGAGCTACGCGCTGTACCACTACGCCCCCTTCCTGCTGAACCTCCAGGACTGCAAGTTCGTCCGGGCCACCTTCAGCGCCATCGCCTCGCGGTACTGCCCTCCTCTGGGGCACGACCTCGTGCTGGTCTCCGCGGGTCTGGCGCTCATTGCCTCGGCCTTTGTTCTCTGCCTCGTCTGGATGCTCTTCGCGGACCGCCCCCGAAGGGAGGAGGTGTCCGATCTGGCGTCGGGGTCGAGGATCGCGCCGGTAGACAGCTCTCCGTCGTAgaagcaagcaagcaagcaagcgGCGCAACGGGATGTCTATGACTATGAGTGAGGCTGCTTGGTCGCATGGTGACCAGAGTTTAGTACAGTTCCCTTCCATGGCTATGTAAAATAGTTTCGGTATAGCGAGTTCCGGGAGACGTCGTTGAAGTGCGGAGAGGAGGGGGAGAAACCGGAAGCACTTCGGGTGGGGGACAAAAGGCCCCATTTTGCAGTGGAGAGAGTTAGGTGGAAACGAGTGCTCTGCTTCCTTCTATCGTATGTCAGATCGATGCACCCATGGTGTATGTTGCTGCAAGGACAAACGGAATAATCGATCAGGGTTCCCATGACCAATCACGCGGCGAAAGACAGCCGTGTTCGATAGTTCTGCATCCTCAACTAACTTGAGGACGACGTGCTCGTTGTCGTTGGCGTGTGGAATGCTGTCGACTGTCGTTATTTCCCTGTTTGGAGAGAAGTGAACAGCGAGACACAAGTCGGGCTCGGGCATCGCATTCGCATGCACCGCGCCGTGATCCCGCCCACCTTCTCCTCCATGTAGAGCACTGCCACTGCAAGTCATGAAGTCAACGCCTCGTGGCCGGCGGCGGCAGCCCATGCAATCGCGCGCCATAGCAGGCCTCACAAGGATTGAGatatatttctatttatttttgactAAAATTAATTAAGATCCTAACTTGTTGTGAAAAAATAATTGAATCGTGATCTATTGTCACTCTTACTCCTAAGCGATCGAGGTGGAAACCTAGACTCTTGGAGCCGAGCCTCGTGTGACAACGCTGGCAGCGTTAGCCCTAAGACCATGTCTAGCAGTTTACCCGTAGTTTACCTAAAATACTGTTTTTACACTGTTATGTATTGTAGACTGTATTTTTTCGTAGTGCGGAGTTTGAATATGGGGGTGGGGATGAGTACGTTGCTGGAGATAggttgtctccagcaacgtcctctatatccaTCCTCTATATCCGTTTTTTACAATCTCCTCTAAAAGATTACATCATCTATATCTcctttctctccaacaacgtcctctaaatcacgtcatCTATACGCAAATACATATATTAgagatatttttttattttttgtacatacgtatttgtcatattCTTAAATGTGTTGTACatgttttagttttgctaaaccgattatttaaagtattcaaatggatagaggaccgtttagagaaactctatatatagagaatccagtAACGTCCACTAAATCTAGAGGATAGTTTAGAGAACGCTGCTGGAGAGCGTAGAGGATCGTATATTTAAGGTAGAGGAGGCTTTAAGGGTCCTTGCTGGAGCCATCCTAACAGAGTTTAGGGTGTGCCGTCCCAAGCCCCAAAAACTATGGGCCCCTAAGTATACATAAAATATACTATGCATATTATGGACCTTTGGTAATTTATCTGGTCTTGTTATCGTCCGATAGTCTAATCGCTAGCTACAACTTTTTGGGAAACCTGAGAAATGAATCGACTTGATGAGGCTATCACAATCGGAGAAGGAAAAAACATCGCATACTCCTAACGCGATGTGTCGACACGCTAAGTTACTGACGCGTCAACGTCCCCATGGCCTCGATGCCCTAATCTCTTCGACGCCGACAATGtcccctgaaagggaattaggcttacacctagttcccaaataattttggtggttgaattgcccaacacaaataatcggactaactagtttgccccagtgtatagagtatacaggtgtaaaggttcacattcagtcaataaaaagaccaagtgttggattcaacaaaggagaaataaggcaaccgagggcacctctggctggaggcaccggactgtccggtgtgcaccggacagtgtccggtgcgcccagaggacaccaactcaaactcttcgccctcgggaattctcggaagccgccgcgctataattcaccggactgtccggtgtgcaccggacatgtccggtgctcctaggaagcgcggtctccggaactcgccagcctcgggttcgcgcggcagccgctccgctaaaattcaccggactgtccggtgtgcaccggactgtccggtgtgccagcggagcaacggctccctgcggcgccaacggctccctgcggtgcaattaatgcgcgcgcagcgcgcgcagacgtcaggcacgcccataccggtgcaccggacatcaaacagtacctgtccggtgtgcaccggacacccaggcggacccacaagtcagaagctccaacggctagaatccaacggcagtgatgacgtggcagggggcaccggactgtccggtgtgcaccggactgtccggtgcgccatcgaacagacaggttcccaacggccacatttggtggttggggctataaataccccaaccaccccaccattcatggcatccaagtttttccacttctcaaccacttacaagagctaggcattcaattctagacacattcaaagagatcaaatcctctccaattccacacaaaaccctagtgactagtgagagtgatttgtcgtgttcatttgagctcttgcgcttggattgcttcttttctttctcacttgttcttgtgatcaaaactctattgtaatcaaggcaagaggcaccaattgtgtggtggcccttgcggggaatttttgttcccggctttgatttgagaagagaagctcactcggtctgagggaccgtttgagagagggaagggttgaaagagacccggcctttgtggcctcctcaacggggagtaggtttgagagaaccgaacctcggtaaaacaaatccgtgtgtcacacttcattatttgctcgcgatttgttttgcgccctctctcgcggactcgtttatatttctaacgctaacccggcttgtagttgtgtttatatttgtaaatttcagtttcgccctattcaccccccctctaggcgactatcaattggtatcagagcccggtgcttcattagagcctaaccgctcgaagtgatgtcgggagatcacgccaagaaggagatggagaccggcgaaaagcccactacaagccacgggagcacttcatcggaagagtcccgcaccaagaggaaggagaagaagaaggactcctccaaacggaaggagaaaaaggcttcctcttctcaccaccaagagaagaaggaaaaatcttcttcccacaagccgcatcggaaaggcgacaagcataagaggatgaggaaggtggtctactacgagaccgacacttcatcaacatcgacctccgactccgatgcgccctccgtcacttctaagcgccaagagcgcaagaagtatagtaagatccccctacgctaccctcgcatttccaaacatacacctttactttccgtcccattaggcaaaccaccaacttttgatggtgaagattacgctaggtggagcgatttaatgcgatttcatctaacctcgctccacaaaggtatatgggatgttgttgagtttggtgtacaggtaccgttgataggggatgaaaactatgatgaggatgaggtggcccaaatcgagcacttcaactctcaagcaacaacaatactcctagcctctttaagtagagaggagtataacaaagttcaagggttgaggaacgcaaaggagatttgggatttactcaagaccgcgcatgaaggtgatgagctcaccaagatcaccaagcgggaaacgattgagggggagctcggtcggttccggcttcgaaaaggggaggagccacaacacatgtacaatcggctcaagaccttggtgaaccaagcgcgcaacctcgggagcgtaaagtgggatgaccacgaggtggttaaggttattctaagatcacttattttccttaaccctactcaagttcaattaatccgtggtaatcctagatatactaaaatgacccccgaggaagttatcgggaattttgtaagttttgagtgcatgatcgaaggctcgaggaagatcaacgagcttgatgatgccaccacatccgaagctcaacccgttgcattcaaggcaacggaggagaagaaggaggagtctacaccaagtcgacaaccaatagacgcctccaagctcgacaatgaggaaatggcgctcgtcatcaagagcttccgccaaatcctcaagcaaagaagggggaaggattacaagtcccgctccaaaaaggtttgctacaagtgtggtaagcccggtcattttattgctaaatgtcctatatcaagtgacagtgaccgaggcgacgacaagaaggggagaagaaaggagaagaagaggtactacaggaagaagggcggcgatgcccatgtttgtcgcgagtgggactccgacgagagctcaagcgactcctccgacgacgaggacgccgccaacattgccgtcaccaagggactcctcttccccaacgtcggccacaagtgcctcatggcaaaggacggcaaaaagaaggttaaatctaaatcctccactaaatatgaatcctctagtgatgacaatgctagtgatgaggaagataatttgcgttccctttttgccaaccttaacatagctcaaaaggaaaaattgaatgaattggttagtgctattcatgaaaaggatgatcttttggattcccaagaggattgtctaattaaagaaaacaaaaaacatgttaaggttaaaaaggcttatgctcttgaaattgaaaaatgtgaaaagttatctagtgagctaagcacttgccgtgagatgattgacaaccttaggaatgaaaatgctagtttaaatgctaaggttgattcacatgtttgtaatgtttcaattcccaatcctagagataataatgatgatttgcttgctaggattgaagaattaaacatttctcttgctagccttagattagagaatgaaaatttgattgttaaggctaaagattttgatgtttgcaaagttacaattgccgatcttagagataagaatgatatacttcgtgctaagattgtggaacttaattcttgcaaaccatctacatctaccattgagcatgtcactatttgtactagatgtagagatgttgatattaatgctattcatgatcatatgactttaattaaacaacaaaatgatcatatagcaaaactagatgctaaaattgccgagcacaacttagaaaatgagaaatttaaattcgctcgtagcatgctttacaatgggagacgcccgggcattaaggatggcattggcttccaaaggggagacaatgtcaaaattagtgcccctcctaagagattgtccaactttgttaagggcaaagctcccatgcctcaggataacgagggttacattttataccctgccggctatcctgagagcaaaattaggaagattcattctaggaagtctcactctggccctaatcatgcttttatgtataagggtgagacatctagttctaggcaaccaacccatgctaagttgcctaagaagaaaattcctaatgcatcaaatgatcatgccatttcatttaaaacttttgatgcatcttatgtgcttactagcaaatccggcaaggtagttgccaaatttgttgggggc
This genomic window contains:
- the LOC103649866 gene encoding uncharacterized protein → MGFRAASAAAAAAVAVFAAAGLAVTAASSGDSLADLGGAAREIESAPEVKNLGPWAKGLLKGMPQAAAGPAAMAPVAKYPLVLAEDRTRRPDVLRHLKVYEGGWNVTNKHYWASVSFTGVSGFLLGALWFIFFGIAVAGRCYFGTRMSKRKVSYADVVGPVLLGVFTLAIIAGCILLLYGQSKFHEEATRTVDFVVNQSDFTIQTLRNVTEYLSFAQTITVAALYLPSEVQGQIDSLKGDLNKAADTISVKTAENYKMIRKVLHIMSVVLICIAVVLLVLVFLGYGLEKYGPRYTVYIFVTLCWKAVAALFILLGIFLILNSAAQDTCEAMDQWAQHPQAETALSSILPCVDESTTNRTLYQSKEVVVRLVGIVNRAISALSNRRPHHKHPGQFMPYLCSPYDSNLNDRPCKYREATFENATTAWLNYTCMAQDTDLCSGNKTLTYDIYGQLVLAANVSYALYHYAPFLLNLQDCKFVRATFSAIASRYCPPLGHDLVLVSAGLALIASAFVLCLVWMLFADRPRREEVSDLASGSRIAPVDSSPS